The Henckelia pumila isolate YLH828 chromosome 2, ASM3356847v2, whole genome shotgun sequence genome includes a window with the following:
- the LOC140878696 gene encoding uncharacterized protein yields the protein MAPRRDPHAPPPPPPPPPPPIDVGAQVLAGLDRIFEQHVEAPRARPSAIYEQFRKMDLKDFSGTTDLMVAEGWIRSLEAIFRYMELGDGDQVRCMTFLLKDDAALWFEGVEKTVDVTTLTWEAFKTLFYEKYYTTEVRAQLKKEFMSLRKGDLSVSKFMCKFERGCHFVPLIRNDEAEKLQNFVACLRPTICRDVMMAEPVDYAAAIGKALRSEQSLKDISAEIHSKRTFTHQGHQQQQGKRTFTGPQRQQGPFRPQGHLAHRPQGHHAQRPQGHQAQRPAPPKTGEKPRCTNCNRSHHRKCLACAGVCFWCKKPGNIAPNCPQHRTPTQGRVFVMQAKEGDPDTMLITGSMLRVNCGRILVAGVATNVLLDSGATNSFISEAFTRKRGIECEELFGGFTLTIPSGEELSTRSIVKNLELLLQGQPVSADLIVLSMPEFDMILGMDWMTKNAVVIEFQQRSVIIRPEGEEPFWFETARVSRRTQIISFMQAKQLVHDGCEAFLSSVSLTELSARPDILDVDIVRDFEDVFPGDVAVLFVKKKNGSLRLCINYRGLNGVTLKVKESDVFKIAFRTRYGHYEFFVMSFGMTNASAVFMDIMNHVFQPYLDKFVTIFIDDILIYSKDREEHSQHLKTVLEFLPRNASEIRSFLGLAGYYRKFIKGFSSIAVPLTALTKKNARFVWSLKCQERFDVLKEDLTSAPVLAMPSGQDDFVVYTDASKLGLGAVLMQQDRANVVLDALSWKTAVISSLTVSRPLQDEIQRFGLEFYAKGKAPRLSVLSVQTTLFDRIRVAQAVDEQLSKWRQRADERGSDLYSMVDGIVSWESRLPLVEFAYNNSYQATIGMASYEALYERPCRSLVLWTEIGERSELGPEIDQQTAEVVTKICDRMRTAQSRQKSYADHRRRDLEFLVGDHVFVRVAPMKGVIVEALAYRVALPPNLDGVHNVFHVSMLRKYVSNSSHVLSMEPLQLSPHMTYEERPIQVLDQHEKRLRNKSIPMIKVRWQNYSEEEATWEAEANIRTRYPELFGKS from the exons ATGGCACCTCGTCGTGATCCCCAtgcacctccaccgccacctcctcCGCCCCCTCCACCAATTGATGTTGGGGCTCAGGTGCTAGCTGGCCTGGATCGTATCTTTGAGCAGCATGTCGAGGCCCCGAGGGCTAGACCTAGTGCGATCTATGAGCAGTTCAGGAAGATGGATCTTAAGGACTTTTCTGGCACTACGGATCTGATGGTAGCGGAGGGCTGGATTCGCTCGCTTGAAGCGATTTTCCGCTACATGGAGTTGGGAGATGGAGACCAAGTTCGCTGTATGACATTCCTACTCAAGGATGACGCCGCCTTGTGGTTTGAGGGTGTGGAGAAGACTGTTGATGTTACCACCCTAACTTGGGAAGCATTCAAGACTCTCTTCTATGAGAAGTACTATACAACTGAGGTGAGGGCGCAGTTGAAGAAAGAGTTCATGAGCCTCCGAAAGGGAGATCTGTCTGTATCCAAGTTTATGTGCAAATTCGAGAGGGGTTGCCACTTCGTGCCATTGATAAGGAATGATGAGGCGGAGAAGTTGCAGAATTTTGTTGCTTGTCTGAGGCCTACTATTTGTAGGGATGTGATGATGGCTGAGCCCGTGGACTATGCAGCCGCTATCGGGAAGGCTTTACGGTCCGAGCAGTCCTTGAAGGACATCAGTGCTGAGATTCATAGCAAGAGGACCTTCACTCATCAGGGTCACCAGCAGCAGCAGGGCAAGAGGACATTTACTGGGCCTCAGAGACAGCAGGGACCCTTTAGACCTCAGGGGCATCTGGCCCATAGGCCCCAGGGGCATCATGCTCAGAGACCTCAGGGGCACCAGGCCCAGAGACCCGCTCCTCCCAAGACTGGGGAGAAGCCTCGTTGCACGAATTGCAATCGTTCCCATCATAGGAAGTGTTTGGCATGCGCAGGAGTCTGCTTTTGGTGCAAGAAGCCAGGGAACATAGCTCCGAATTGTCCACAGCACAGGACGCCGACTCAGGGGAGagtctttgtgatgcaggccaaGGAGGGTGATCCTGATACCATGCTCATCACAG GTAGCATGCTTCGTGTTAATTGTG GTAGAATATTAGTAGCCGGTGTGGCCACTAATGTCTTgttagactcaggggctacAAATTCTTTTATTTCGGAGGCTTTTACCCGCAAGCGGGGTATTGAGTGTGAAGAGTTGTTTGGTGGATTCACATTGACCATCCCATCAGGGGAAGAGCTTTCCACAAGGAGTATAGTGAAGAATCTTGAGCTCTTGTTGCAAGGGCAACCAGTGAGTGCAGATCTGATAGTGTTGTCTATGCCTGAGTTCGACATGAtacttgggatggattggatgacgaagaatgctGTGGTGATTGAATTCCAGCAGAGATCAGTGATCATCAGACCGGAGGGAgaagaaccattttggtttgagACTGCTAGGGTTTCGAGGAGGACTCAGATTATATCTTTCATGCAAGCGAAGCAGTTGGTGCATGATGGATGTGAGGCATTCTTATCCAGTGTATCTTTGACAGAGTTGTCAGCACGTCCAGATATTTTAGATGTGGACATTGTCAGagattttgaggatgtgtttcCAGGCGATGTTGCAG tcctctttgtgaaaaagaagaacGGAAGCCTAAGGTTGTGCATTAATTACCGAGGGCTGAATGGAGtgacg ttgaaggtgaaggagtcagatgtCTTCAAGATAGCAtttaggactcgttatggccactacgagttttTTGTGATGTCTTTCGGAATGACAAACGCGTCCGCGGTCTTCATGGATATTATGAACCACGTGTTCCAGccgtacttggacaagtttgtcaccattttcattgatgacatccttATTTACTCGAAGGATAGAGAGGAGCATTCGCAGCATTTGAAGACAGTTCTTGAG TTTCTACCTAGAAACGCatcggagattcgtagctttcTTGGATTGGCCGGTTACTAtaggaagtttatcaagggcTTTTCATCCATAGCAGTGCCTTTAACAgcattgaccaagaagaatgctagGTTTGTTTGGAGCCTGAAGTGCCAGGAGAGATTTGATGTGTTGAAGGAAGATCTAACGTCGGCGCCAGTGTTAGCCATGCCATCGGGGCAAGATGATTTTGTggtttacactgatgcttccaagctgggattgggagcagttcttatGCAGCAAGATAGG gctaatgtcgtCTTAGATGCATTGAGCTGGAAGACAGCAGTGATTTCTTCCTTGACGgtgtctagaccgttgcaggatgagattcagagatttggactaGAGTTTTATGCCAAGGGTAAAGCTCCTAGATTGTCAGTCTTGTCAGTGCAGACTACGTTGTTTGACCGTATCAGAGTTGCTCAAGCAGTTGATGAGCAGTTGAgtaagtggagacagagagctGACGAGAGAGGCAGTGATTTGTATTCCATGGTAGACGGGATTGTGAG TTGGGAGTCGAGgttaccattggtggagtttgcttataacaacagctatcaggcCACCATTGGTATGGCGTCTTACGAGGCACTCTATGAGAGACCGTGTAGATCACTGGTCTTATGGACCGAGATTGGTGAGAGGTCAGAGTTGGGACCCGAGATTGATCAGCAGACTGCCGAGGTTGTAACCAAGATCtgtgataggatgaggactgcacaAAGCAGGCAGAAGAGTTACGCTGACCATAgaaggagagacttggagttcttgGTGGGAGATCATGTGTTTGTCCGAGTAGCACCTATGAAGGGTGTTAT AGTAGAGGCATTGGCTTATAGGGTGGCCTTGCCTCCTAACCTTGATGGAGTTCATAACGTCTTCCATGTATCGATGCTGAGGAAGTACGTCTCGAATTCGTCCCATGTGCTTAGCATGGAACCTCTTCAGTTATCTCCTCACATgacgtatgaggagaggcctatcCAGGTATTGGATCAACATGAGAagagactccgtaacaagtcgattccaatgATCAAAGTGAGATGGCAGAACTATTCAGaggaagaggccacttgggaagcagagGCAAATATTAGGACTCGTTATCCAGAACTCTTTGGTAAgtcttaa